A region from the Arvicanthis niloticus isolate mArvNil1 chromosome 29, mArvNil1.pat.X, whole genome shotgun sequence genome encodes:
- the Napa gene encoding alpha-soluble NSF attachment protein isoform X1, which produces MDNSGKQAEAMALLAEAERKVKNSQSFFSGLFGGSSKIEEACEIYARAANMFKMAKNWSAAGNAFCQAAQLHLQLQSKHDAATCFVDAGNAFKKADPQEAINCLMRAIEIYTDMGRFTIAAKHHISIAEIYETELVDVEKAIAHYEQSADYYKGEESNSSANKCLLKVAGYAAQLEQYQKAIDIYEQVGTSAMDSPLLKYSAKDYFFKAALCHFCIDMLNAKLAVQKYEELFPAFSDSRECKLIKKLLEAHEEQNVDSYTESVKEYDSISRLDQWLTTMLLRIKKTIQGDEEDLR; this is translated from the exons ATGGACAACTCCGGGAAGCAGGCTGAGGCTATGGCGCTGCTGGCTGAAGCGGAGCGCAAGGTGAAGAACTCGCAGTCCTTCTTCTCCGGCCTTTTTGG AGGCTCATCCAAAATAGAGGAAGCATGCGAGATCTATGCCAGAGCAGCGAACATGTTCAAGATGGCCAAGAACTGGAGCG CTGCTGGGAACGCTTTCTGCCAGGCTGCCCAACTGCACCTACAGCTCCAAAGCAAGCATGATGCAGCCACCTGCTTCGTGGATGCTGGCAACGCTTTCAAGAAAGCTGACCCCCAAG AGGCCATTAACTGTCTGATGAGAGCAATTGAGATCTATACAGACATG GGCAGATTCACGATCGCAGCCAAGCACCACATTTCCATTGCTGAGATCTATGAGACAGAGCTGGTGGATGTGGAGAAG GCCATCGCCCACTACGAGCAATCTGCAGACTACTATAAAGGAGAAGAGTCCAACAG CTCAGCCAACAAGTGTCTGCTGAAGGTGGCTGGCTACGCTGCACAGCTGGAGCAGTACCAGAAGGCTATTGACATCTATGAGCAG GTGGGGACCAGTGCCATGGACAGTCCCCTCCTCAAGTACAGCGCCAAAGACTACTTCTTCAAGGCGGCTCTTTGCCACTTCTGCATCGACATGCTCAATGCCAAG CTTGCTGTTCAGAAGTATGAGGAGCTGTTCCCAGCCTTCTCGGATTCCCGGGAATGCAAGCTGATAAAA AAGCTGCTAGAAGCCCATGAGGAACAGAATGTGGACAGCTACACAGAGTCG GTGAAAGAATATGACTCCATCTCAAGACTGGACCAGTGGCTTACCACTATGCTTTTACGCATCAAGAAGACCATTCAGGGCGATGAGGAGGATCTGCGCTAG
- the Napa gene encoding alpha-soluble NSF attachment protein isoform X2, translating to MFKMAKNWSAAGNAFCQAAQLHLQLQSKHDAATCFVDAGNAFKKADPQEAINCLMRAIEIYTDMGRFTIAAKHHISIAEIYETELVDVEKAIAHYEQSADYYKGEESNSSANKCLLKVAGYAAQLEQYQKAIDIYEQVGTSAMDSPLLKYSAKDYFFKAALCHFCIDMLNAKLAVQKYEELFPAFSDSRECKLIKKLLEAHEEQNVDSYTESVKEYDSISRLDQWLTTMLLRIKKTIQGDEEDLR from the exons ATGTTCAAGATGGCCAAGAACTGGAGCG CTGCTGGGAACGCTTTCTGCCAGGCTGCCCAACTGCACCTACAGCTCCAAAGCAAGCATGATGCAGCCACCTGCTTCGTGGATGCTGGCAACGCTTTCAAGAAAGCTGACCCCCAAG AGGCCATTAACTGTCTGATGAGAGCAATTGAGATCTATACAGACATG GGCAGATTCACGATCGCAGCCAAGCACCACATTTCCATTGCTGAGATCTATGAGACAGAGCTGGTGGATGTGGAGAAG GCCATCGCCCACTACGAGCAATCTGCAGACTACTATAAAGGAGAAGAGTCCAACAG CTCAGCCAACAAGTGTCTGCTGAAGGTGGCTGGCTACGCTGCACAGCTGGAGCAGTACCAGAAGGCTATTGACATCTATGAGCAG GTGGGGACCAGTGCCATGGACAGTCCCCTCCTCAAGTACAGCGCCAAAGACTACTTCTTCAAGGCGGCTCTTTGCCACTTCTGCATCGACATGCTCAATGCCAAG CTTGCTGTTCAGAAGTATGAGGAGCTGTTCCCAGCCTTCTCGGATTCCCGGGAATGCAAGCTGATAAAA AAGCTGCTAGAAGCCCATGAGGAACAGAATGTGGACAGCTACACAGAGTCG GTGAAAGAATATGACTCCATCTCAAGACTGGACCAGTGGCTTACCACTATGCTTTTACGCATCAAGAAGACCATTCAGGGCGATGAGGAGGATCTGCGCTAG